A DNA window from Cydia pomonella isolate Wapato2018A chromosome 18, ilCydPomo1, whole genome shotgun sequence contains the following coding sequences:
- the LOC133527485 gene encoding uncharacterized protein LOC133527485 isoform X2 → MGESSKISSNPAILPALQYPQYSHGHAHMRPLEYSASMEEDWKLWVQKFKIFLLAENLDTVSDERKIALLLHNMGDKGVEIYNSFNLEEKQNFDDVLKKFNAYFIPKVNITMQRHKFFTRAQGPTESFDDFLTDLHNKSMTYNFSDKREELVRDVIVIGLANSAMKERLLRTEDLTLQKTVSMCRAAELSQKQVTELTNEIASTSVLNVTTAPVHNVNNVNTSKTRRVNTRKCYRCGNNWDRAHQCPAIGCKCQKCGIPNHFAKVCRNKQVATITEKQDEDDSEETFFIGCINSECE, encoded by the coding sequence atgggtgaatcaagtaaaatttcatcaaacccggCAATTCTGCCGGCATTACAATACCCCCAATACTCGCATGGACATGCCCATATGCGGCCATTAGAATATAGTGCTTCAATGGAAGAAGATTGGAAACTATGGGTCCAAAAATTTAAGATATTTCTTCTTGCAGAGAACCTAGATACCGTTTCTGATGAACGTAAAATTGCACTGTTACTTCACAACATGGGGGACAAGGGCGTTGAGATTtataattcatttaatttagaggaaaaacaaaattttgatgatgtcttaaaaaaattcaacgCTTATTTTATTCCAAAAGTTAACATCACAATGCAACGTCACAAGTTTTTTACAAGGGCGCAAGGACCTACAGAATCCTTTGACGATTTCCTTACAGACCTTCACAATAAGAGTATGACATACAATTTCAGTGATAAGAGAGAAGAACTCGTCAGAGATGTTATTGTAATAGGTTTAGCCAATTCCGCAATGAAAGAGAGGCTTCTGCGCACGGAGGATCTTACTCTCCAGAAAACCGTCTCCATGTGCAGAGCAGCGGAATTATCGCAAAAACAGGTCACCGAACTAACAAATGAGATAGCTTCAACCTCGGTGCTCAACGTTACCACTGCGCCTGTGCATAACGTTAACAATGTCAATACTTCAAAAACAAGAAGAGTCAACACAAGAAAATGCTATCGCTGCGGCAACAACTGGGATCGTGCGCATCAATGCCCAGCTATAGGTTGCAAGTGCCAGAAGTGTGGTATTCCAAATCATTTTGCGAAAGTGTGCAGAAACAAACAGGTTGCAACCATAACAGAGAAACAGGACGAAGACGACAGCGAGGAGACTTTCTTCATTGGCTGTATCAACAGTGAGTGTGAAT
- the LOC133527498 gene encoding uncharacterized protein LOC133527498 yields MTLIPRKYLIRDMINKPTPFDVWLQGTIEQNVGNDILIISDTFGRAKITKCETADGVIDKASLQKGKYCCIIGTAVSTKGLPEVQVSKFVDLSAQPDMKDAWEYEVRESNLLFEGKIKPSV; encoded by the exons ATGACGTTAATTCCAAGAAAGTACTTAATTAGAGATATGATTAATAAACCAACTCCCTTTGATGTTTGGTTGCAAGGAACTATCGAACAAAATGTCGGTaatgatattttaataatatcggATACTTTTGGAAGAGCGAAAATAACGAAATGTGAGACTGCCGACGGCGTTATCGATAAGGCTTCTTTACAGAAAG GCAAATATTGCTGTATTATAGGCACAGCCGTCTCAACGAAGGGTTTGCCCGAAGTGCAAGTTAGTAAATTTGTCGATCTCAGTGCACAGCCAGATATGAAGGACGCGTGGGAATACGAAGTTCGAGAATCAAACTTACTCTTTGaaggaaaaataaaaccatcagtataa
- the LOC133527488 gene encoding peroxisomal multifunctional enzyme type 2: MEQLRFDGRVAVVTGAGNGLGKEYALLLASRGAKVVVNDLGGARDGAGKSANFADDVVKQIKDKGGVAVADYNSVVEGEKIIKTAIDNFGRIDIIINNAGILRDRSFSKISDQDWDLVHAVHMKGAFKTTQAAWELFKKQKFGRVIMTSSNAGLLGNFGQANYSAAKLGLVGLANTLAIEGDKYNIKVNTIVPTAASRLTEDILPPSMFEAMKPNLIAPVVAYMVHESFNETGLIIDSTLGFATKTHLVRAEGATLRKKPTDPVTIESVKENWEKVVDMTGAKNISKISEVTLNLVEKLQDFEDRSKMDGDRESYWTTYSYNAKDLALYALGVGASVANPTDLKFLYEGHEDFVALPTFFVLAGMCMESPIVNQAMQSHGKFADFSNVLHGEQYIEFVGDFPSTEGTFTTRAYVVDVLDKGSSAVALVNSEIYQDKELVYRTQQHIFVLGQGGFGGPRGSAAATAVLAAPGRAPDAVLEQRTAEDQAALYRLSGDFNPLHIDPNMAASMGHQKPILHGLASLGMSARHVLTKYAGNNPSNVKALKARFVKPVVPGQTLATEMWLDGSRVHFQTKVKETGNVVIAGAYMDLKKVESSTGPAPGAAPQPSGAALKSDALFAKIVEEVKKNAAKAKSIGGVFLYNIIDNGKTVKQWTLDLKTPVVFEGAPKGKPDVTMTVSDDDLIAIAGGSLNPQTAFMKGKLKISGNIMMAQKLGPLLKSEAKL; the protein is encoded by the exons GGGGAGTGGCAGTTGCTGATTACAACTCTGTGGTTGAGGGAGAGAAGATCATTAAGACAGCAATTGATAACTTTGGGCGCATTGACATCATCATCAACAACGCTGGCATTCTCAGAGACAGGAGTTTCAGCAAAATATCTGACCAG GACTGGGACCTCGTGCATGCCGTCCACATGAAGGGGGCCTTCAAGACCACGCAGGCAGCATGGGAGCTGTTCAAGAAGCAGAAGTTTGGCCGCGTCATCATGACGTCCAGCAACGCTGGCCTTCTTGGCAACTTCGGCCAGGCTAACTACAG TGCCGCTAAGCTAGGTCTGGTCGGTCTGGCAAACACCCTGGCTATTGAGGGAGACAAGTACAACATCAAAGTCAACACAATCGTGCCAACCGCCGCGTCCCGCCTCACTGAGGACATCCTGCCTCCCAGCATGTTCGAGGCCATGAAGCCAAATCTTATTGCCCCAGTTGTG gCATACATGGTGCACGAGTCCTTCAATGAAACTGGTCTCATCATTGACTCCACTCTTGGATTCGCCACCAAAACACACCTGGTCAGAGCAGAAGGTGCTACCCTTAG AAAGAAGCCAACCGACCCCGTGACGATAGAGTCGGTCAAAGAGAACTGGGAGAAGGTTGTAGACATGACCGGAGCCAAGAACATCTCCAAGATCTCCGAAGTAACGCTCAACTTGGTTGAGAAGCTACAA GACTTTGAAGACCGCAGCAAGATGGACGGTGATCGCGAGTCCTACTGGACCACGTACAGCTACAATGCCAAGGATTTGGCTCTCTACGCCTTGGGAG TGGGCGCGTCGGTGGCCAACCCCACCGACTTGAAGTTCCTATACGAAGGGCACGAGGATTTCGTGGCGCTGCCCACCTTCTTCGTGCTAGCTGGCATGTGCATGGAGTCCCCCATCGTCAACCAGGCCATGCAGAGCCACGGGAAATTCGCTGATTTCTCCAAT GTACTCCACGGCGAGCAGTACATCGAGTTCGTCGGCGACTTCCCGAGCACCGAGGGCACGTTCACCACCCGCGCCTACGTGGTGGACGTGCTGGACAAGGGCTCCAGTGCCGTGGCTCTCGTCAACA GTGAAATATACCAGGACAAGGAGCTGGTATACCGCACGCAGCAGCACATCTTCGTGCTCGGGCAGGGCGGGTTCGGCGGGCCGCGCGGCAGCGCCGCGGCGACGGCGGTGCTGGCCGCGCCCGGCCGCGCGCCCGACGCCGTGCTCGAGCAGCGCACCGCGGAGGACCAGGCGGCCTTGTACAG GCTTTCCGGCGACTTCAACCCGCTCCACATCGACCCGAACATGGCAGCCTCGATGGGACACCAGAAGCCCATCCTGCACGGCCTCGCATCACTCGGCATGTCGGCGAGACACGTGTTAACTAA gtacGCAGGCAACAACCCGTCTAACGTGAAGGCCCTGAAGGCGCGCTTCGTGAAGCCCGTGGTGCCCGGACAGACCCTCGCCACGGAGATGTGGCTCGACGGCAGCCGCGTGCACTTCCAGACCAAGGTCAAGGAGACCGGCAACGTTGTTATTGCAG GCGCCTACATGGACTTGAAGAAGGTGGAGTCGTCGACCGGCCCCGCGCCCGGCGCCGCCCCGCAGCCCTCCGGCGCTGCTCTGAAGAGTGACGCTCTGTTCGCCAAGATCGTAGAGGAGGTGAAGAAGAATGCTGCTAAAGCCAAGTCCATCGGTGGAGTGTTCCTTTACAACATTATCGACAACGGGAAGACCGTCAAACAGTGGA CTCTGGACCTTAAGACGCCCGTAGTCTTTGAAGGTGCTCCCAAAGGCAAGCCCGATGTTACGATGACCGTCTCCGATGACGACTTGATCGCCATCGCCGGTGGATCTCTCAACCCACAGACCGCTTTCATGAAGGGCAAACTAAAGATTAGCGGTAACATCATGATGGCTCAGAAACTAGGACCTCTTTTGAAATCTGAAGCCAAATTGTAA